The Ptychodera flava strain L36383 chromosome 3, AS_Pfla_20210202, whole genome shotgun sequence region tctctctctctctctctctctctctctctctctctctctctctctctctctctctctctcttctctctctctctctctctctccccaaaCACACAGAGTGGTACATCAACCATGCCAGGGTTCTTCATCAGTGATGAAGCTAAGCAAAGCAAGATAGCACACGGCCTTGGTAAACTGGTCGATTGTGAGAAAGACACATCGGGGGAATTGCTTCAGTGTCTACGTGGTGCGACTGCTGAAGATCTTGAGGAAGCAGGAAATTTGGAAAATGTAAGAATTaattgtctgtgtgtgtctctctctctatctgCGTGTATCTCTGTGTGTTCGTGTGTAATATACAcaagacaaaatgcttgatatgcgcttagcatatttacgtatgttgatgtatatggaacagaatactaatttcatatgcagcgtatatctttgcatatggaacattccaatacgttgatgtGCGTAGCGtttttctatgcagatcatgagtatatgTAATGCacatctttgcacactaagtgtacactgtacttttgcattttattagcgtacgtactgtatactgaacgtatttgacacatgtacagaataagtatatgtatatattgttgtatatcaagcattttgcccagtgataCTTTGCGACACAATTGCCATTTCGTGGCCAGATTCAGATGCACTGTACTgatctttttttcaaatctcGATTTTCTTACAGCCGAGATGGCAGCTTCTCTTGGTTTCATAAAACCTTGCCTTGATAAACCTTGAGTGCTTTAAAGGGATGGCTGagtaattttgaattgttttgagtCAAAGACTTTGTGAAATTAATTTGTcgaaagaaacaaaaatctaGTGGTTTCGAAGATTAAAATGGTATGTCTTCGATGAATTGCACCTCCCGTCTTTTGCTCTTTTACAACAACTTACACATATCGGCCAAACACGCTGCCAAATACGGTCGATATATTTAAACGAGCGAAAATCTAATTTCCGTTGTTTATCGCTAAGCTCAAAGACTTGTCCCCTTTATTATAAGTTGTTTTAAGACGCAAAAAGTCGTTATTATCAATTACCTTtcctttttattcttgattgtttCCATAGGGAAAACTGGCAAATGTTACTGGAATTTCAGACCTTCTGATTCCATTTCCTCCAGTCGTTGACGGCAACTTCCTCACCACATCACCCGAGGATCTCATTCGAGATCGTAGCTTTCCAAAGAGAGGCACCGATATTCTGATCGGATCACTGGCTGATGAAGGAAGGGCATTCTTAATTATGCTTTTCCTCGATAAGGCCAATGACACGGAGGTCTTCATGAACAAAACCACTTATGAAGCGATGTCGCCTCTCTTTTTGGGAAGCGACAAAAACTCCAACCAAGCCGTGGTCGACGCCGTTAAGCTCATGTACGTCAACTGGGAGGACGCAGATTCGGACGACGCCGATTACGTCGAAGCGTTAAGTCAGACGAACGGAGACTTGTACTTCGTGTGCCCCGCCGATTTGTCTGCACGTGCGCACTTCGAGGCTGGCTCCAACGTGTACCAGTATCAAATGACTCACATACCTGCCAAGTCGCTATTCAAGATGAAATGGTTGAAAGCTATACACGGAGAGGACATTGCCTTCGTTTTCGGTTGGCATTTCAACAGTGCGTTGAACTGGACAATGCCTGAAGATGACGTCATGATGACCTTGAAGATCATAAAGTACTGGACAAACTTCGCTAAGACAGGGTAAAATAATCAAACAACAATTCATTTATAAAACCCAATATCATGATGATTATAATCATGATGACTCTATATAGCGAAGGCTTCGAGTTCAGCCGtagatatttaaaatatcaatcGTAATATTACACCATTAGATAAAGGTACTTAAGCTCATGACTAACATACGCCTTTCAAAGTGGCAATGTGAGGAATGAACTCTGTATTTCGTATACGAGCATATGTCAACAAAGATTCCGTAGACTAATAAAATTTAGCCCATTTGATTTGACATCGTATTAATATCAATATGATAGACGACTATcaaagacatacatacatacatgcacacacatatACCTACCTactacatagatacatagatacatagataaatacatagatacatacatagataaatacatagatacatagatacatagatacatatatacatacatacatagatacatagatacatagatacatacatacatacatacatacatacatacatacatacatacatacatacatacatacatacatacatacatacatacatacatacatacatacatacatacatacatacatacatacatacatacatacatacatacatacatacataccgtgtACAATAACACGTagacatgacattttgacaCGTTTTCAGAAACCCAAATTTATCCGATAATGACGTGGAATTGACGGAAGATGAGAAGCAAACAGAATGGCCTCTCTTTAAAGTACCCGGATTAGAGTACAAAGATCTGTCACTAAAGATGGAAACCAAACGAGCTCTGAAAGCCAAGGAGTGTGCATTCTGGAATGATTTCATTCCAAAGCTGATGAAACATACAGGTAATAACATACATATTTCTGAAACCCACGAGCAGTGCACATGTTTGTAATGATCTGTTGTACTGGTAGTTATATTTCCAGTATCGTTGTTTCTGATGTCAAATGACACTCCTGAGCTGATGGAATGGAATACTGACAATAATTTTAATGACATGTTATTTTTTAAACCTCAATCAGTTCatgaataagaaaaaaatatatacaggAAATCTTGCCCTCATAGCTATCAAATGTACTTCATCAGATGTATACTAGTATAACATGTTTCTTTAGATTTCACCAAATTCCGATTATACCATGCGCTTCCTTGCAGACGCCGCACAAACATGCTCAAAGGAGACGGAGGATGGAAAGTTAAAGtacaaagaagaagaagacaGGCAGTCATAGGGGTGTTGTCAGAGCAGTCGTTGAAATATATTGATGCAAGTACCAGTAGTACCCGGAATGAACATGTCCGGGGTTGGGGCAATTAGCCCAAGGGACACGTGGCTGattgtttttctctttccaaaATTTTCTAAATTACTAAAGCTTTACTTCTGCGTTTTTACAGTTTCCGCAGTTGCAATTCGTTATCGGTTGGCCCTGATGTCAATGTTTTTCCTTTATCATCAATGGGCATGGCTGCTAAAATACAGGTATTTGCTTTTCAGCTTTTTGTCCATTTTGGACAGtccacttttcaaaatcaactgaACATCCCTTAATAATTGCAGATAAGTTTTGATATAAAGGCGTTgtattttttgaacaaatagAAATTCTGTCCCACTATACGTTTGTACATGTGTCTGTCCTTTCTGGTGATGTTATTTCTGATTTTAACGAAATTGCAAACCTTTCTATCCCAAGGTAGAGTGCGCCTTCGGGGCAGttatttggactttcaaatatttgaaataatccTTGTCTATGGCGTGCATGACTCAGTTCAGacctctttgagtaagaaaggTATTCACCGTCTTAGTCGTACGAAAAACAATCATCATATTTCACCAATCGAGTCAATACAGGgcacggcggccattttgaatgtcaaacatCCTCGGTAAATgttgttaggtaatttgttttataTCTACCAAACTTTACAATGACAGTAATCCCTTATTTTTAATCCTGTcatggtgagagaatggtttaaagtgcCATTTGAGTGCACGTGGAAATTAATTCTCTCGCTTTTGAGAGGCATACCAAATTACTTTAAATCGACACCAATCAACATGTTTAGGTAACAGTGCATTAGAGAAGTATATTCTTAAACTTCGAGTTTTCCCACACATAAGCACACGATGGCTATTCATAAGAAGGCGCACATTGAATATAGCCGACGCACTTAAGGGGCGCACTATGCCAGTTGCAGACTGCATATATGTAGTTGCAGCATGCAAACTCCTTAAAACGTCCACGGAAGAGAGTGTGATAAATTCCAATGTACAATAATATTTACCCAAAATCGTAAAAAGATTTAAAATGTCTGTATAAGTCTGCAAAGATCACTTGTCGTCTCCTTATATCCGATCTCTGACAACTCAGACAGAATTGTCAAATCTTTGGTCGGTTGCAGAGGTCCCGCAGCATGATAGCGAAACCTTCCACATTTCCTAAAAACACGGTGACATTGATATTCGGTTTGCGCCAAAAATACAGTAACTCTGTGTATGGCGGCGTTTATTCAGCCAGTCAGGAAATCTGCTCCTTTTGACTAATGAGCAGCACCATATAGGCCAGACTAGTTCCCTTAGCATTTTACTATGACTGTGCGTTCACAAGCTGTAGTTACGTCGGGCATCTTCAACATCAAGCATAATAATTTCGGATTCAAGCTATATGATTTTAACGTTAAAGgtccagtaatgctaacttttgctgatttttctcgctatttttgttttcaatgtctaCAATAATTTCTTACGTTTATCCctaaaaatgttgataaacaGAGTATTCACCTTGCCAACTCCGGGTCGACCTAAACATGAGTAaactgtgttgttgttgttgataagtgaattctcgtccggactacaattcaaatgtaaacaataatagtgcattTACGCATATAGACACTTTGTTCACGAGCTAAATAatgggtatttcaacattctgttGGCAATAgaataaaaacttgcaattgacatacaaaataaacaagattGCATTACTGGACCATAAAAAATAGATGGTTAATTTGTGTCTGATCTAACTAAACTATACCACTCCGTGGTAAGAGTCAAATtgtatgttattatttttaaatgtacctttcatatttgtatgACCACAAAAACAATACATATTTCACATGCCATTTATATTGGCCCAACATGGTTTTTGGAAACAAGTTAAGCAAAGCCTTGCTTCGCCCGCTCACCGTTGGTTTGGACCAGGTTTTAATTTCTATTCGTATTTGATTTCAATAAAAAGTTGCGATCCCACAAAGTACGAACTGTGGTCTACTTCTCGACGAAAAAAGTCcaggtaataataataatttgttgcttttcaaggcctccggcccatatgCAAAAAAAGAGAACAAAGCAAATTAATAAATTGAAGATGTTGCAATGGTTTAAATTACGTAGCTCAGCACCCGATTTTCAAACGTGATAAGTGAAGATCGCAGCTCCATAGCCTTGAAGAGTAGTCCAGGTATATACGGATGGCTGTCATTGTCTGTGAATATATCTCGACTAATTGAACCCCGGGGTGAGTTAAAATAGTCGTAGTGCCTAAGTGttgaaaacaaattcaaaagTCCTATTGCTGACAGTGCATGACTGCAAGACACCAGTTGTTAAATCTCATGATCTCTTCAGTGTTAAAGTGGCGGTCACCTCAAACTTCCGATGatacataaaaatttaaaactgtatatgtctgatatataaaaTGGTCAATACAAAGGAAGTATTCTTTCATGCTACTTGTATTACTACCATAGGCAGTTGTGCATTTAAATTTACCTTAGAAACGCTTCGTTTCTCAAATTTTGGCGATTTCTTTTCTGTgtcaaaatgtttaaaggtgCAATCGTTTTATCCCCATAATTACTAGCATAGGCAATCACGCGGTAACAACTGTTTCTCTCCGAATCAATGAGTCTCTGATTGGACACAATCAAATAACTCACCGCTCTGAGGTAGAGCATATAGAGGTCACGCGAACTGTCAACTAAGAAGTTAATATTCACCAGTATTATATCATCACGGTAGTTCTTAATCGACGTCGTCGAAGAGAGGTGAAATGTTAACGATGGCCGCCGTACGCTTTGTCGTGTTTGTGGCCACGCTGCTTGTCTGCCATGCCGCCGACGATCCTATCGTAGAGCTGAAATCGGGAAAAGTCGCCGGTAGAGTGGTGGAGTTTGCGCACAAAGACGTTGAAGTCCAATGTAAAGTGCACGTCTTTCAAGGTATACCCTTTGCCGAACCACCGGTCGGCGGCCTGAGATTCCGAGCACCCGAGCCGAAAAGCCCTTGGCAGGGAGTTCGCGATGCTAAGGAGCTTGGCAACGCCTGCATGCAACCAGCAAGTCCATTACTCCCAGTTGAAGAACCAAAAAGCGAGGACTGCTTGTACTTGAACATATTTGCACCACAGACAGGGGTAAGTTCCTAACATATACTGGCCGCCACCAGGGTATAGAACATACTGAATAGAgttctttttattttgaaatttgacaaccCGACCTCTTTTCAATCAACTTTTAAGTCAACGCTAAAGAATCTTTCCGCTCCATAGCTATGAATAGTTAAAGGGGCAAGTTGTTTAACAGCTTTGTCTCTTAGCAAATTGACCGTGCACATGCATCTTACAGGGAAGAAgaaaggactaaaatcacataaacagtcaatgtcaacaaccactaatGCGATAACAAGGGATTACGGGCTGCCCCTTTGGATAACTACCATTAAGCCTGTCCCGTTTTCGCCTACATGACGAGGGTGTGTGGATTACCATGCAaagagacaaaaatgtaaaacacctGCCTCTTCTCTAATTTTGAGATTACCAGATATTTTAGCagatttgtcatttattttacaGTATTGACAGCAAATAAGGGGAACACGAATAATACACTGTTAGCATACAGTAAAATGTCCTTCAAAATTATCGAAGTGTCCCTTGCAGTTCTCTGCTTTGTTATTCTTCGACTTTTAAAACTTAAATTATTAGACTCCTGCTAATGCTGAAAATTCTGCAACTCATTGTTTATGCAATATCAATGACACAGGGATTACGCCGTCCGTTGTTAGACCGGTTAGCGCTTTACGAAAACGGTCAAAGTCCATCGTATATATTTGTACTTAAacaacttt contains the following coding sequences:
- the LOC139129965 gene encoding fatty acyl-CoA hydrolase precursor, medium chain-like gives rise to the protein MLTMAAVRFVVFVATLLVCVAADDPIVEVEAGKVVGRVVEFAHKDVEVKRTVHVFQGIPFAEPPVGGLRFRAPEPKSPWQGVRDAKELGNACMQPASPLLPVEEPKSEDCLYLNIFAPQTGANKLPVMVWIHGGGLVIGSGGTGYDGTALAAIGDVIVVTINYRLGPFGYLSSGDEHATGNYGFLDQVLALQWVQDNIAAFGGDANKVTLFGESAGGISIEYLMLSPLTDGLFHRAIMESGTSTMPGFFISDEAKQSKIAHGLGKLVDCEKDTSGELLQCLRGATAEDLEEAGNLENGKLANVTGISDLLIPFPPVVDGNFLTTSPEDLIRDRSFPKRGTDILIGSLADEGRAFLIMLFLDKANDTEVFMNKTTYEAMSPLFLGSDKNSNQAVVDAVKLMYVNWEDADSDDADYVEALSQTNGDLYFVCPADLSARAHFEAGSNVYQYQMTHIPAKSLFKMKWLKAIHGEDIAFVFGWHFNSALNWTMPEDDVMMTLKIIKYWTNFAKTGNPNLSDNDVELTEDEKQTEWPLFKVPGLEYKDLSLKMETKRALKAKECAFWNDFIPKLMKHTDAAQTCSKETEDGKLKYKEEEDRQS